GGTCCGACAGCACGCGCGCGGTCGTGGCGTCTTTCGGCGCACGGTAGACCTGCGGCGTCGGGCCGAATTGCGTGACCCTGCCCTGCCACATGGTTGCGACATTGCCGCCCAGCAAAAGCGCCTCTTCCGGTTCTGTCGTGGCGTAAACGAAAATTGCACCAGATTCTTCGAAAATGCGCGGAATTTCGGCGCGCAGCTCTTCGCGCAGCTTGTAATCCAGATTGGCCAGCGGTTCGTCCAGCAACACCAGACCGGCGTTCTTGACCAATGCCCGCGCCAAGGCGCAACGCTGCTGCTGGCCGCCTGACAGTTCCAGTGGCTTGCGCTGCAACATCGGCGTCAACTGCATCAGCGCGGCGGTATCCTGCACGCGGCGATGAATCTCGGATTTGTCCACGCCCATCAGCTTCAGCGGCGACGCGATGTTGTCATAGACGGTCATGGACGGGTAGTTGATGAACTGCTGATAAACCATCGCCACTTTGCGGTCCTGCACCCGCATTCCGGTCACGTCCTGCCCTTCCCACAGCACGCGGCCCGTTGCGGGCACATCCAGCCCCGCCATGATCCGCATCAGCGATGTCTTGCCCGACAAGGTCGGACCAAGCAGCACGTTCATCGTGCCGCGTTCCAGCGACAGGTCGGTGGGGTAGATATGGTGATGCCCCTCCACAACCTTCGACACGCCCTCCAATACAAGCGACATTCCTTGCTCCTCCCTCTCGCGCGGTTTACTCTGCCGCGCGCAATATCTCGGTCACGTTGCGCGCCATCCACGCGTCCAGCGTGGCCACTTGGTCCGATGTCAGCCGCAAGCCCAGCTTGCTGCGCCGCCAGACCACATCTTCGGCGCTGCGGGCATATTCATGGGTCATCAGCCAGTTGACTTCTGCCGCCGTAAGCGTCGCGCCGAAATCCTCTCCCAGATCGGCGGCGGTTTTGGTATTGCCCAATACCTGCCGGGCTTCTGTGCCATAGGCGCGCACCAGGCGGCGGGCCCAGAAATCGGTCAGGAACGG
This genomic window from Roseibaca calidilacus contains:
- a CDS encoding ABC transporter ATP-binding protein, yielding MSLVLEGVSKVVEGHHHIYPTDLSLERGTMNVLLGPTLSGKTSLMRIMAGLDVPATGRVLWEGQDVTGMRVQDRKVAMVYQQFINYPSMTVYDNIASPLKLMGVDKSEIHRRVQDTAALMQLTPMLQRKPLELSGGQQQRCALARALVKNAGLVLLDEPLANLDYKLREELRAEIPRIFEESGAIFVYATTEPEEALLLGGNVATMWQGRVTQFGPTPQVYRAPKDATTARVLSDPPMNFTTITKAGSKISFGEGQTALATGALADLPDGSYRAGFRPDHLHLHARGHEGLHFKCMLKVTEITGSETFVHLDHGADPWVGLMHGVHHLEYGQPIEVWLDAAHVYVFAESGELVAPASFAHAA